The genome window AAGCCTGGCTGCGCATTAGCAGAAGCTGCACCTAAATTTGCGGCAAAGGGCTTGAATGTGCAAGGcatgagggaggaggaagagcatgTGGATGAGGGGCTCTGGACACTCTGGACGGAGGAGTATCCTGAACTGTGAATGTCTGTAGAGAAGGAAGGGGATTCCTGGCCTTGGTGATCCATGTTCACGTCCCTTTCTGTTTCACAGAAGCTGTCGTCATCACTGGATAAGGCTCGGCAGTGCTCAAGTCCTTTGTCCGCATCAGTCAGCACATTAAGTTTGATGGACATCATTGAagctattaaaaaaagaagatggtGTCAGTTTATAACCGCAAATCGTTAAAAGTTCATAGAACTATCCATTCACATTTGTccataataattaataataagaTTATGCTGAATCTTGCAACTGCTGAGTCACATAATGTCCTACTGGAAGACCGACTCATGAATTATTTTACTccacatatactgtagattagCTCATTTACATGCTTTACAGGAAAGCTCTAGTAAATTACACTGGAATAATTATGCCAAACAGTTTTTCGTCTTTGCTCCTTAACACTCACAATCGGCATCtttctctccctcgctctcttcCTCCTGGTCTCCCTCGTAACCAGAAAAGGAAGTATCCAAGCTCCAGTCCAGGATGTCTCCCACCAGTGTCTCCTCCTGATTGGACAGCTCTGCCGTGGGGGTTGCCACAAAACTGGCTCTATGGGCCTGCATGTTGTCATCGCGTCGCCTTGGGAGAAAGTGGACAAACAGTACGTTACAGTGAGTCACTGGTGCGTCTCACAGAtggcacaaaacaaacaccttCTGGACAAAACGCTCACAAATTCCAAACAGCACAGGAGACATGGGAAAGATAAGGACTGCTAAATGGGCAGGAAGAAAAAATGATCACTTCACAGTCGGTTATTGAGTCGTTTCTCATAACTGAAGTTTTCTTGCATGATTTTCTAATTCTGTCGCAAAGTCAATTTTAATACAAAGATtcatgtataatatatattaagtGCACTGAGCATTAAGCATTAAATCTACCTGCTTGGAAATGTCTTATGATGCTTCTCTGACATTTGTGTAATGGATTTTATTACTTTGAGCATTCTGtcactgttgttattattaagtGGGGTTTTCCAACATTTTGGAGGTAAATTAGAGATAGTAGATGTTCTTCACTACTAGttattaataatttgtaatTAGTTCACTCAATATTGAGTATTAAATTTGGATTTCAAACAATAACTATAATcataaacagctgtaaaatcATTCTATTGTGGAAATTATGAGGGCACTACACAGTAGATATATTGTGCATTCGGACATTTAATTGGCAGACAGTAAATGTAGTGTACTGTATAGCAAATAGGAAGTAGACACAGGCAATACACTACAGCTGTCTGATCACATCACCGAAATCTAATTTATATCAGATACTGCAGAAGAgaacttttattattgttatatttttgaGAATAAGATCTTACTGTATGCAAACTAAAATGATTTAGATCAGAAGGCAATGCAAGTCCAGTAAGCTCTGGAGTGCTCAGAGTGAGATTatgtaattaaaatttaatgGGCCCATAAAATTGCTAAGAGGACAGCGGATTTAAATTTAGCATAGCTGTGCATCAGGGTATAATATTTTTAATCCATTTACAAAGTTCAGTTCTGAAGTGTTATAAAAGGGAACCTGTCTGTTAGTAACTGGCTTACCGCTTGCTGGTGCTGGATGGAGAGGCAAGGAAGGCGCGAATATCTGGTTGACCAGTGGGACTAGGAGGCTCCATCTGAGGCTCCACCTCCGGAATCTCCAAGATTTGACACAGCTCTTTAAAATCCATTATCTTGTGGGggtcataaaaaaataaataaatacattttttttaaaaaatcaatgACCATTAATAGAGAGAGTCTGTTTTGtaacttaaaaatgtttttgttttaaacctACTAGGCAaaagtgagaacaaaaacaatgaagcaCCTTTTCTTTGCTGATATGCTGGTAGGCCTCATCCTCAAACCGCTGCTTAACTCCAGTGAGAGACACATGTCTGTAATCTTTGGGGACATCTTGACTAaaactgaggagagagagagatagaaacaaacagaagaatgaGTCAGATCCACTTCCTGCGTCCCTTTAATCATCTCTGGGGGACAAATCTCGTTACTTGTCCATTTAAGAATTACAGTTTGTCGATACAATGCTCACCTATCAAAGAGGCTCACGCTGAGGCACGTTTCTGTGACTCAGTTAGTGATTCACTGATGGTagcaaacactcacacacaaccaTCTAACCCCACATCTACAGCCCCAAAAGCCTTTTACCCTCTTATGACTCAGCAGGTCTCTGGGTTTCACATTTGCTTATAAACCTTAATGGCCATCCATTTTCTTGGGCACCAGATGGTATAAACAATCTTACATATAATCAATGTGGCTATATGAGCATGCTGTAAACAGCCAGACACGTCATGAATCAATTGTTATTATCTATTATCATGGAGGAAAGCACAGTGaagcagttgtgtgtgtgtgtgtgtgggctaaTTTACAATAAAGAAGCAAAGAATGGAGAGCAACATTTTCATTGgcattttgtatgttttttttcccctctatcTACAGAATGCATTCTGCAATGCTgtagtacatttacatttactgtaaatcaaTAGATTAATAAACTATTTACCAATCCagtctaaaacacacacacacacacacacacacacacacacacacacacacacacacacacacacacacacacacacacacagacacacacacacacacacacacacacacacacacacacacacagtaagaaaCTTACCACTTGACATAGAGCACCACAGAAAGGGAGACAAGGTCGTGCTTAGAGAAGCCTGTGTAGTCAACTAACTGACAGGgccacagaggagctgcagagagaagagcaCAGATATAAGTCAAGGTGAAAATAAACTTTACATTCAACTGAACCTATAAATACTACTTGTTTGAAAACGTTATTTGCATTATATGTCAGTTTTAACAGGGTGACACAATGAATCTTTTCATGTGTGTAGATGTACGTCTGTTAGTGTTATTACCATAGTGATGTAGTGCTCGTGTAAGCAGCAGTGCAGCACAGGCAAGTTTGGCAGGTGGTGGTGTGGCAAGAGCAGAGTAGAGCAGTGACAGCTCACAGATGTAGCTGAACAGGTGAGTGGTCCGTCTCtccagaggcagcagagatAGGAGAACGTCCCCGTAGTCTAGCAGTGTGGGGCTCTAAACATATGTGcataaaatacacactttaCATTGGCAATGTTTGAATTCcacaaaagatgttttaatatgaaaatgaattaagaATGTAATGGAAGGATTGGTTGTGCTCACCCTGATCTTTCCCTCCAGCACTGACACCACCTCTCCCATCATTCGAACCAGGTCCTCATATTTGTAGGTGTTGTCTGTGAGCCAAACAGCTTCACGTATGGTCAGGATTTCTTTACTGATATAactaaaaaaggaaatgagaaagCCTTGTCATAAAAGTATCAAAAGAAAgtattttacaaatgtgtttatgaCAAACATAATAGAAATCCCCAAGAAAAAGACCCAAAATCCTGTAACCTCAAAGATAATTCTCTATAATAACCCTATAACAAGAAAACTATTGCATTCATATTAAgaaaacacatatatatttaagaGAAATATGATTCTTACCGTGTACAAACTACCATGCAGGCAATGCCCAATAACTGAAGGCGAGCCTTTGGGACAGAGCGCACAGCTAGGTATCTGTCTACACACCCCACTGTCACATGCAGTGTCAGGCTGGAGAAATCCTTCATAGTTGTCACCTCCACAAGCCAGTCCACCAGGATGTATCTGCAGGGGCAGGAAGAGAGCGAGGCAAGCAGACTTTTAAAATTCTGTGcataaacatttatattatagTCTAAAATAGCACAGAAAGGAATGTGAAGTAATACAACAACATAGATTAGActaaaaactgatttaaaacaagtttttaCATATGCCTGAAAACATCTATGTGATCTAAAGAAAATTGTCTGAAGGATACAGTATGTTCCACATCTTACAGATCAGAACACAGTGACTCATCTCAGTGACTCTGATGGGAATATTTAATTATCTATAAAGATATTATTCACAGACAGACCGTTATCATGCCAGTAACATTATGGTAAAGTTTCTGTTCCTGTCTTAAAGTACCTCATAGTGTCCTTTATGCCACGTCTGAGGATGCTCTGAGCGCAGTGCCGTGATACTGTATTAGTGGAACTGAAGAGCTGGGCCACTAAGTCAGAGCAGGCGTTTGCCTCCAAACCGAGTGGATTCCCACTGCTGCACACTTTGGCCAGAGAGAGCTGTGTAAagaaaagtgaataaaatagttaaatactgtacaactttttaaaatgattggGCAGGGCAATCGTTTGATGCTGTAATTACAAAGCTTGTAACTCAGATGACTCATATTTATGACTCAGTGGTGCAAATGGTGCAGCTTGAGCTTTAAGTATGTCAACAACTGTCAAGACCTCCTGACACTTTCCGAGAGAGCCTGAACAAGAACAACTTCAAACTCGACAAATGGAGGCGTGGAAAACATGACAGATGAAAAGCTGTCAAACAAACATGTCACTGTCTTTTGTATTATTACTGTGAGCAACAGTGAAGACTGACGAAGAAAGCCATCACAAGACTGATGATACAGAAGAACACTTGAAATCAATTTGAACATTAATGTAATGGCTCAAGACAAAAATTTGTCTTCAGTCACACACCCGTGCCTCCCAGCATCCCTTGCCAGCATAGTCCCTGAGGGTTCGGACACACTGGAGGTACCTGCCTGGATCTGCCATCTGaaatttaaacacagacaaaaaacaatgtcATGCCTGGTCTCATTTGTCAATTGATATATTCACAAAAACTTTTTATCAATTCAATATTATGTCTGGAGATTTAGTTGGCTTCCCCAGACCCTCAGATAGTTTTAGCATATGTTTAACACTATAGACAAACACAATGCAtctgtgtttgaaaatgaagaaaaagaatACTAAATGAAATTCAGACTCACAGCTGCTTTGCGGTTGTGATCCCACAACAAGTAGGAGCTCTGTAGACAACCAGCTTGTGAAGACTGCTCCAGCATATATATGGCCTCTGACTTCCTTTCATCATCCTTgggaaaaaataattttaaaaactatattaaCAATATTTCATGACATGATTGACACATCTTACTGATAAAATGcttaaatgttttgttcctACACACCAAGTGTGGTCTAACATTGCCTCGTCTaaacatggaaaacaaacaaagaaatgtgaggTAACAGTTGTGTTGtacaaaaagaggagaaaacaacaagTGTGCCATCTGTGCTGCTAATGACAGCCCCCTGTGACAGCAACACAAAGCTCTACATGTCGAGTACAGGCTAATAGAAACTGCTCTAACCACACCCAGATAATCAGGTTCAGTCCCACTTTCACTCACATCAAAAAGATGCAAAACTCTGGCCAAACAGTGCAATAAGGGCCCCCTCTTCTGCtgtagaaaaagagaaaattacatTAATGAACACTTAtgtaataatgaatattttactttcttcttcCTTATACAACACTGAATTGTGGTCTAAATTGTTGCTATGAAGATATGCATGTAGTTATAAATGTCATGAAAAGGTTTCtataaattactgtaaaaacagtttttatgtttttaaaatgagaatttGCTGAATTTTCCATCAAGACAGCTATGAAGGAAAGCATGTCTGCTTGTTGTCTAAATTGGCAAAAACCTACCACATTGTTGTCACACTCAGCCTTGAGACGGTCAAACACTACGGCCTTGCAGCAGCTGCCAGTGGGCGACCATGGTGGACGGATGAACACCCAGATAAAGGGATCTGCCATGGGAGACCGCAGGCTTTCTGCCAGGCTAAAAAAGTGGGAGGCCTTGCGACCACATACATCCGCTCGTCCCTCATCAATCAGCAATGCTAGTGGAGAGAAAGAAGGCAATTGCTTATAGCATTCATCAACAGGATTTTATGTCCCCTATTTTCATTTGACCTTGTTTAAACAAAATTTTAAATTGAACTAAGATGCTCTTTTATACAGAACCTACCAACCTAAGTAACAAACTAAGAGTTTCTATTATCAACAAGCAGCTGAATTAGGAAGTTGTCAGGTGTTGAACTTACGTCCTTCATTGTACAAATAAGCAATCCCAAGCTTCACAGCGGCTTCAAAATTCCCtttctcagcagctctgaaaggAGAGAGTTTCAACTTGTTTATGTGCGCTTCAAGTAAAAcgcacataaacaaacatcGGTTTTATTTGGCAGAAGTTAAAGTACCTTTCAAAAAGCCATAAGGTGTTGGGAGAGGGCCACGTATCTCTGAAACTGACCCTAGCCCATACACTGGAGTGGTTGTCAACAATGTCCCGCAGCTGGGAGTGAACCTGTAGCAGAAGTGGGGACAATTAGTCCTCAGATGTGAGAGACATCTGACAAACTGAATCAGGTGGTCACAAGAtattaaaccaaaacaaatctgaaaacacGTGGCACATAGATGCTAGAGGTGGTGTAGTagtgttacagtgtgtacagtatgtttactcACTGCTCTGACAGACAGCAGATCCTCAGCTGAGAGGCACTGGAGCACACACAGGAGGACTTCCTCAGGCAGAGACAGCAAGGTTAGGGCTGGAGTTCGCTTACGGACCCGCTTTCTTGTTGGAACCGAGTAGCATTTCGAACAACGGCAGTGGactactgaaagaaaaagatattgctattaatattaatgcagTAGTAGTAATGCAGTAGTAGTATCAGTAGGGTGGTAGGTTTCAATTATTTTGCATGATTATCACTGTCAGTACAAGAAACAAAACTTTTCATGTGTACAGACAAAATCACCCTGATGAATTTCACATCTAAATAAAAAGCTGGCAAACTAATTCTCACAGTAATGTTAAACACATATTTGCAGTTCATTTCAAGCAGCACAGAGGACATGTTAGCTAGCTAGTAGCCAGGTACACCAAGACGAAGACTAACGTAAGTTGAGGAATCTCCGGGTGGTCTAGGCAAACCCATTGTTTGAGAgctaaaatgtttaaatcaattaaaaggTTATCACTAGAGGTTTATTAAAATAACCATATAACATTAAGtaataaaacagtaagaaaTAACAACTATGTAACGACGGTGAACTGAGACTGGGAGAACTGGTGAGCGCCCAAATTTCCCTCCTCTGGTTCAAACACAACCTTAGTTAAGAGCAGGATTCATGAAGTTTGCTACTATATGTTAGATTTAGACTACAACAAACGAGTATGATACCACGAAGAGACACGTTTTATATAAATACTACGAGCATTAACCTCGTTGAAACTAACGTTGCAGTATCGTTAACTACCAGTATCAACAGAAACCCATGACTACGCTTGTGTTAGCCAACTTCGTGTAGCTTGTTGCAAAATGAAATAACCTCTTCACAAAACAAGTTTTACATTAAGCCATTCCCATATTTCTGGTAGAAAGAGTAAGTCTAAAAGCTAGTTTAAAGAGAAAGGTTACTTACCGCCCGCTTTCATTGCAAGTACAGTGATCTCTCCTCCAACAGCTACTGAAGCCACAGCACTGAGCAGCGATTCAAACGTTGCGGCGATTCTCAACAAATATTAGACAGACACAAATGTACAGACTCCTTCCCAAGAGAACACAATATACAGTGTACCAATACAgtgactgtatgtgttgtgGCGTAGCAGTACACTATTATCCTAACTAGTTGTTAGCTAGATCTTAATTCAAATTCAAGCACGCGTCCGCAGAGGTTGGACCCGCCCCACTGCTACTCTAGGACCGCCCGCGCTCACTGTTTAAACGCCATATTCAATCTGATTGGTCGAAAATGTAACCGCCCACATACCACATAATGGATCTTTGATTGGCCAAGGTGAAGAAGCGTTGCGCCGATTGGCTGAAatttataaactgtaaaatatcagACGCTCATTGGACAACGTCATAGCATTTCGAAGTACGCGCTCGCCTGTTGTTGGGTATGATTGGTTGACCTGATTATGAAGAAAGGGCATAGACCCTCCCATTTACtgtgcattgtgggaaatgcaGTTGAACAGAAACCTATGTTTAAAGGTACCTTGTTTAAAGGGACAGGCGCAGTGTGGCAAAGAGATTTAAACAAAATTGTAATATATTGTTAATTGCACCTTAAGATTTTCATACTCTGCCATAAGCTGTAGAGAGGTGTACATCCAAATGACTACACtaattgttcatttaaattGATTCTGTATTATCTGCTGCCTTCTCTGTTCATCTCCCTATTTTACATGATGGCAGCTTTTTGTTCTAATCATCTGCTTTATGGTTTTGCTTGTTCTTTCCTGTCTTTACATGTTGTGTGTCTTAAAGATTTCTTATGGCTAAATCAATATCTAGCTGCGGGACAACAGCTGAAAATTAGCCTTATGGTTAACACAGGGACATTTACGTATATAGATGCTGATTATAATGCCCTGTCccgaaaataaataaataaattgttaagGTAATGAATGGCAAATAGGTTAATCAAGAGAGGTCCAAATGTAAGCAAAGGTTAagcacaaagaataaaaacccTTGCAGACCCTTGCAAATCAGATTATTGGACATctcataaacacatgcacacacttaaaACTTATTAGGCTACATGATCAATACAATGTGACTGAGCATAAATGCGAACAGTAAAGCAACAGTTCAGTCTCTGGCATAGGTTCCTTTGAGGAAATTACACCATGATTAATACCTTTGTCGTGGATCCCCATTGTGAATAAATTGACTACTCTCTTGGATGAATAGTGTCTTCTTGAATGCTGGTCTTTTGAAGAAGGTTACAAAGAAACAGAGTACACTACCTGTAGTAATCATTTGTTCTTTCCAGGCTCTCTATTGATCTGCACATCACTTGCTCACTAAATCTCGTCAGGCTCTACAAGAGcttaaagtgaaaagaaaaatgttatataACTTATTTACTTCCACAAGCATAACAATCATTGCAACATCTTGGTGTTAAGAAAATTTCTGCTATTCTCCTCAATGCCAATTGAGACATATTATTCTTGGTTCCTTACATGCTGGAGGTGCTGTATGATCAAATTATCTTGTAGCTGACTGACCTCAGTTGGGGCAGGGGCTGCGACATCCTCAATTGAATGCAATCACTGTTTCCATAGA of Anabas testudineus chromosome 8, fAnaTes1.2, whole genome shotgun sequence contains these proteins:
- the ccnf gene encoding cyclin-F isoform X1 codes for the protein MKAGVVHCRCSKCYSVPTRKRVRKRTPALTLLSLPEEVLLCVLQCLSAEDLLSVRAVHSQLRDIVDNHSSVWARVSFRDTWPSPNTLWLFERAAEKGNFEAAVKLGIAYLYNEGPLLIDEGRADVCGRKASHFFSLAESLRSPMADPFIWVFIRPPWSPTGSCCKAVVFDRLKAECDNNVQKRGPLLHCLARVLHLFDDDERKSEAIYMLEQSSQAGCLQSSYLLWDHNRKAAMADPGRYLQCVRTLRDYAGKGCWEARLSLAKVCSSGNPLGLEANACSDLVAQLFSSTNTVSRHCAQSILRRGIKDTMRYILVDWLVEVTTMKDFSSLTLHVTVGCVDRYLAVRSVPKARLQLLGIACMVVCTRYISKEILTIREAVWLTDNTYKYEDLVRMMGEVVSVLEGKIRSPTLLDYGDVLLSLLPLERRTTHLFSYICELSLLYSALATPPPAKLACAALLLTRALHHYAPLWPCQLVDYTGFSKHDLVSLSVVLYVKCFSQDVPKDYRHVSLTGVKQRFEDEAYQHISKEKIMDFKELCQILEIPEVEPQMEPPSPTGQPDIRAFLASPSSTSKRRRDDNMQAHRASFVATPTAELSNQEETLVGDILDWSLDTSFSGYEGDQEEESEGEKDADSSMMSIKLNVLTDADKGLEHCRALSSDDDSFCETERDVNMDHQGQESPSFSTDIHSSGYSSVQSVQSPSSTCSSSSLMPCTFKPFAANLGAASANAQPGFRLLVPMQRPRGTSSKQVKRKNSAAHSGGEVEREEEDEEGNEYSVNVGFLSL
- the ccnf gene encoding cyclin-F isoform X2, with protein sequence MKAGVHCRCSKCYSVPTRKRVRKRTPALTLLSLPEEVLLCVLQCLSAEDLLSVRAVHSQLRDIVDNHSSVWARVSFRDTWPSPNTLWLFERAAEKGNFEAAVKLGIAYLYNEGPLLIDEGRADVCGRKASHFFSLAESLRSPMADPFIWVFIRPPWSPTGSCCKAVVFDRLKAECDNNVQKRGPLLHCLARVLHLFDDDERKSEAIYMLEQSSQAGCLQSSYLLWDHNRKAAMADPGRYLQCVRTLRDYAGKGCWEARLSLAKVCSSGNPLGLEANACSDLVAQLFSSTNTVSRHCAQSILRRGIKDTMRYILVDWLVEVTTMKDFSSLTLHVTVGCVDRYLAVRSVPKARLQLLGIACMVVCTRYISKEILTIREAVWLTDNTYKYEDLVRMMGEVVSVLEGKIRSPTLLDYGDVLLSLLPLERRTTHLFSYICELSLLYSALATPPPAKLACAALLLTRALHHYAPLWPCQLVDYTGFSKHDLVSLSVVLYVKCFSQDVPKDYRHVSLTGVKQRFEDEAYQHISKEKIMDFKELCQILEIPEVEPQMEPPSPTGQPDIRAFLASPSSTSKRRRDDNMQAHRASFVATPTAELSNQEETLVGDILDWSLDTSFSGYEGDQEEESEGEKDADSSMMSIKLNVLTDADKGLEHCRALSSDDDSFCETERDVNMDHQGQESPSFSTDIHSSGYSSVQSVQSPSSTCSSSSLMPCTFKPFAANLGAASANAQPGFRLLVPMQRPRGTSSKQVKRKNSAAHSGGEVEREEEDEEGNEYSVNVGFLSL